In the genome of Fusarium fujikuroi IMI 58289 draft genome, chromosome FFUJ_chr02, one region contains:
- a CDS encoding trichodiene oxygenase, whose protein sequence is MSSIKLIIPREALFNTGFLSARIWSPTSTSWNIIYYTALAFGSFALYWLCLVFYRLFLHPLRNVPGPKIAAATSWYEFYQDVILDGHYIKDYPRLHQKYGPIVRMSPNRVHINDPNFYHKVYSTGTKFLKEPAMFRFAGELDALPFIMDPAAHKVRRGIVNPMFSPRAIKDFSPLALQIIKGALKKIGDSYETGKPVSLKRLESNFAMDIIMKLCFGKDMGCTQGKEGTEALVDSMVALPHSFSLIKHFPMLGKIMQSFPTHVLTYIIPGFVEFRIQCAQWANEVRERHQNGVYTDETGRQTVFDAILDAEPDRSTKGLVDEAFSLVIGGTETTVTTITYGVWCILKNPEVEKKMLEELRTVETNSDGLMEYPNLMNLPYLTAVIHETLRISSPAPGILTRLVPSGGTKYGSHFLPADTSVSTAQRLIHYDPVLFPEPETFMPERWLDNSDKASKKNLVPFSKGPRMCVGLNLSYMEAYVFLGNLIRRFDLSLQDKDQGTLRWKDYIALHIEDDVLIKVNGLR, encoded by the exons ATGTCttccatcaagctcatcattccACGTGAAGCCCTGTTCAACACTGGCTTCCTGTCGGCACGTATCTGGTCGCCAACGTCTACTTCATGGAACATCATCTACTATACTGCTTTAGCCTTTGGAAGCTTTGCGCTTTATTGGCTATGCCTGGTATTTTATCGTCTCTTCCTGCATCCTCTTAGGAACGTCCCAGGGCCTAAGATTGCGGCGGCTACCAGCTGGTATGAGTTCTACCAGGACGTCATTCTCGATGGTCACTACATCAAGGACTATCCACGACTTCACCAGAAATATG GCCCAATTGTCCGAATGAGCCCTAACAGAGTACACATCAATGACCCAAACTTCTACCACAA GGTGTACTCTACTGGAACAAAGTTCCTCAAGGAGCCTGCCATGTTCAGATTCGCCGGTGAACTCGACGCCCTGCCATTCATCATGGATCCCGCAGCCCATAAAGTCCGCCGTGGCATTGTCAATCCCATGTTCTCGCCCCGCGCCATCAAAGATTTCTCTCCTCTGGCTcttcagatcatcaaggGTGCACTGAAGAAGATTGGAGACTCGTATGAGACCGGGAAACCTGTCAGCTTGAAGCGACTTGAGTCGAATTTTGCT ATGGacatcatcatgaagcttTGCTTCGGTAAAGATATGGGCTGTACCCAGGGAAAAGAAGGAACAGAGGCACTCGTCGATTCGATGGTCGCTCTACCTCATAGCTtcagtctcatcaagcacTTCCCTATGCTTGGAAAGATCATGCAGTCTTTTCCCACGCACGTTTTGACTTACATAATTCCAGGATTCGTCGAGTTCCGCATC CAATGTGCTCAATGGGCCAACGAAGTACGCGAGAGACATCAGAATGGTGTCTACACCGACGAGACTGGCCGTCAAACCGTCTTCGACGCCATTCTCGACGCCGAACCCGATCGCTCAACCAAGGGACTGGTCGACGAAGCATTCTCACTTGTCATAGGTGGCACAGAGACTACGGTGACGACCATAACTTATGGTGTCTGGTGTATTCTGAAGAACCCTGAGGTTGAAAAGAAGATGCTGGAGGAGCTTCGCACTGTTGAGACGAACAGCGATGGGTTGATGGAGTATCCAAACCTGATGAACCTGCCTTATCTG ACTGCTGTGATTCACGAGACTCTTCGCATCTCTTCCCCAGCTCCGGGCATCCTTACCCGTCTTGTGCCATCTGGAGGAACAAAGTACGGTAGCCACTTCCTACCTGCAGAT ACTTCCGTCTCAACAGCCCAGCGCCTGATCCACTACGATCCAGTCCTCTTCCCGGAGCCCGAAACCTTCATGCCTGAACGATGGCTCGACAATAGCGACAAGgcttccaagaagaacctGGTTCCGTTCAGCAAAGGACCGCGCATGTGCGTTGGCCTGAACTTGTCCTACATGGAAGCCTACGTCTTCCTCGGGAACCTGATTCGTCGATTCGACCTGAGTTTGCAGGACAAGGACCAAGGCACGCTTCGTTGGAAGGACTACATTGCTCTTCATATTGAGGACGACGTTTTGATCAAGGTCAATGGGCTTCGGTAA
- a CDS encoding related to multidrug resistance protein, which yields MSNYIPSFSAPNSRPGSPLPLGSPSASRPTSFYANSRANSFVGTRRNSAVPPASRKNSVAAPSRKNSTAPPSRRHSEDKGASDPESTDLEVLKNEKGEPLAGRIVGGKYVDPSNESIDPEFGAIKTVDIDMPLTLTELVNEKGKEYIVLGFATGDKENPFNWNPWYKRSISTILNLMTLFIGLATTAYSSGIASMCKDLDAPNIKGQLGLFTFNISCAVAPMVLAPFCELVGRKVVYAGSFLCFSLLFIGLALAKDIDTIIGLRLLLGLFGCVGTILVGGTFDDMYEPHHRSRPMAMFSWVAIFGTVAAPIYAGFIDQAIGWRWIEGIQGIANVPLLLVIFFYFPETRGGVALHKRAKALRQATGDERYVSAGDILTPSLQAMLKASSVKAIHMLVTEPVVFAFGLWIAFCWAVVFLFLSVIPITFQEHHGWGEGVSGLPYISLCIGTTLGWLAHHLQMRKFDRLVADPNVKVTPEARLYGAMYGAVFLPIGLFIYSFTQYSHVSWVGPAIGLAPIAFGIYFVFESTYSYTADCYGESSSSAIAGQGLMRNTLGAVTPLFANAFFHNVGSQYAGLILALFGTVLSLIPFVMFKYGYKLRARSKLAIEM from the coding sequence ATGTCTAATTATATCCCGTCTTTCTCTGCGCCTAACTCAAGGCCTGGGTCCCCTCTGCCTCTGGGGTCACCGTCTGCTTCAAGACCTACAAGCTTCTACGCCAATTCCAGAGCGAATTCGTTCGTGGGCACGAGACGAAACTCTGCTGTTCCTCCGGCCTCGAGAAAGAACTCTGTTGCTGCTCCTTCGAGGAAGAATTCTACTGCCCCCCCTTCAAGAAGACACAGTGAGGATAAGGGTGCTTCGGATCCCGAGTCTACAGACCTTGAGGTTCTGAAGAATGAGAAGGGTGAACCCCTTGCTGGGCGTATTGTTGGTGGTAAATATGTCGATCCAAGTAATGAGTCCATCGACCCGGAATTTGGGGCTATCAAGACTGTTGATATCGATATGCCTCTTACGTTGACGGAACTTGTGAacgagaagggcaaggaatACATCGTGCTTGGTTTCGCGACTGGCGATAAAGAAAACCCTTTTAACTGGAATCCTTGGTACAAGCGATCTATATCAACTATTCTCAACCTGATGACCTTGTTCATCGGTCTTGCTACGACTGCCTACAGTTCAGGTATTGCCAGCATGTGTAAGGACCTTGATGCCCCTAACATCAAGGGTCAACTGGGTCTTTTCACCTTCAACATCAGCTGTGCTGTTGCACCCATGGTTCTAGCCCCCTTCTGTGAATTGGTCGGGCGCAAGGTTGTCTACGCCGGTTCCTTCCTGTgcttctctctcctcttcatcggtcTCGCTCTCGCCAAGGACATCGACACCATCATTGGCCTTCgactcctccttggtctcttcgGCTGCGTCGGTACCATTCTTGTCGGCGGTACTTTCGACGACATGTACGAGCCTCACCACCGAAGTCGTCCTATGGCCATGTTCAGTTGGGTCGCTATCTTCGGAACCGTTGCTGCTCCCATCTACGCTGGTTTCATCGACCAGGCTATTGGATGGCGATGGATTGAGGGTATTCAGGGCATCGCCAATGTTCCTCTACTACTCGTTATCTTCTTCTATTTCCCTGAGACCCGTGGTGGTGTCGCTCTTCATAAGCGGGCTAAAGCTCTCCGACAAGCTACTGGTGATGAGCGATACGTCTCGGCTGGTGATATCCTGACTCCAAGTCTTCAGGCTATGCTTAAGGCCAGTTCCGTCAAGGCTATTCACATGTTGGTCACTGAGCCTGTCGTCTTCGCCTTCGGCCTCTGGATCGCCTTCTGCTGGGCtgttgtcttcctcttcctctcggTTATCCCCATCACGTTCCAGGAGCACCACGGTTGGGGTGAGGGTGTCAGTGGCCTTCCCTATATCTCTCTCTGCATTGGTACTACCCTTGGCTGGTTGGCTCATCACCTCCAGATGCGCAAGTTTGACCGTCTTGTCGCCGACCCCAACGTCAAGGTCACCCCCGAAGCCCGCCTCTACGGTGCCATGTACGGAGCTGTCTTCCTCCCTATTGGTCTCTTCATCTACAGTTTTACCCAATACTCTCATGTCTCTTGGGTTGGTCCTGCAATTGGTCTTGCTCCCATTGCCTTTGGTATCTACTTCGTTTTTGAAAGTACCTACAGTTACACCGCTGATTGCTATGGTGAGAGCTCTTCGTCTGCCATTGCTGGTCAGGGTCTTATGCGAAACACTCTTGGCGCTGTCACGCCTTTGTTCGCCAATGCTTTCTTCCACAACGTCGGAAGTCAATATGCTGGTCTCATCCTTGCCTTATTTGGTACTGTACTGAGCTTGATTCCTTTTGTCATGTTCAAGTATGGATACAAGCTACGAGCTCGTAGCAAGCTGGCTATTGAGATGTAA
- a CDS encoding related to multidrug resistant protein yields MESKVETGPAATRNEDAYSVWWEEPADRDPENPMSWSNGRKWGMIATISFLSFLTPLASSMMAPGVPQIMKELGSSNDTEATFVVSIFILGFAFGPLFIAPLSELYGRIPIYHVCNSLFVVFSACCALSNGVPMLMAFRFLSGVSGVAVITCGSGSIADMMPPEQRGRAISLWSLGPLTGPVVGPVCAGFLVEAKGWRWVFWIITIVSGVAVPASFFILRESYAPVLLERKAKRLRKETGNELYQPRTKKKGTARELFLAAIIRPTRMFCLSFIVMAMCVYLAVVYGIFYILLTTFTFVYKDAYGFNSIGAGLSFIPGGIGNILGLAYVGVLSDNLIKKRKAQGLEHQPEQRLHPIISVPTGLAMALGLICYGWTADKQVHWIAPMIGTGIVGFGMLGIFMSVQTYLVDMYTTYAASVTAANTVLRSVLGALLPLCGLQLYDSMGLGWGNTLLGLIVLFLAPFPWLFYQYGGRIRQSPKFRTDF; encoded by the exons ATGGAGTCCAAGGTAGAAACAGGCCCTGCGGCGACAAGAAATGAGGATGCCTACTCGGTCTGGTGGGAAGAGCCAGCTGATCGCGACCCAGAGAACCCCATGAGCTGGTCAAATGGTCGGAAATGGGGTATGATTGCCACGATATCGttcctctctttcttgaC GCCACTCGCATCGTCAATGATGGCACCAGGAGTACCCCAAATAATGAAAGAGCTTGGAAGTTCAAACGACACCGAAGCAACCTTCGTCGtatccatcttcatccttggcTTTGCTTTCGGGCCCTTATTCATCGCGCCACTCAGCGAACTCTACGGTCGCATACCTATATACCACGTCTGCAACAGTCTCTTTGTAGTCTTCTCAGCATGCTGCGCTCTGTCGAATGGAGTGCCCATGCTAATGGCATTTCGTTTCCTGTCTGGAGTATCTGGCGTGGCTGTCATCACTTGTGGCAGCGGCTCTATCGCTGATATGATGCCACCTGAGCAGAGAGGCCGTGCCATCTCCCTCTGGTCCCTAGGACCATTGACAGGTCCCGTCGTCGGTCCGGTATGCGCAGGGTTTCTTGTTGAGGCCAAGGGCTGGAGATGGGTGTTCTGGATCATCACTATTGTT TCTGGAGTTGCTGTTCCCGCATCATTCTTTATCTTGCGAGAAAGTTACGCGCCAGTGCTTCTCGAGAGGAAGGCTAAACGTCTCCGTAAAGAGACAGGGAATGAGCTGTATCAGCCTCgaacgaagaagaaaggcaccGCAAGAGAGCTCTTTCTGGCGGCTATCATCCGTCCAACACGCATGTTCTGCCTCAGCTTCATAGTGATGGCGATGTGTGTCTACCTCGCCGTGGTGTACGGTATCTTTTACATCCTACTTACAACATTTACGTTCGTTTACAAAGACGCTTATGGCTTCAACTCCATAGGCGCTGGCTTGTCCTTTATTCCTGGCGGTATCGGGAATATCCTGGGGCTTGCTTATGTCGGAGTTCTCAGCGATaacttgatcaagaagcgCAAAGCCCAAGGTCTTGAACACCAGCCTGAACAGCGCTTGCACCCCATCATTAGCGTACCGACTGGTCTAGCTATGGCGTTGGGCCTTATATGCTATGGCTGGACTGCAGACAAGCAGGTTCACTGGATTGCCCCAATGATTGGAACTGGCATCGTTGGATTCGGCATGCTTGGTATTTTTATGAGTGTACAGACATACTTGGTTGACATGTACACGACTTATGCTGCTTCCGTCACGGCGGCTAACACAGTACTGAGAAGCGTATTGGGtgcccttcttcctctctgtGGACTACAGCTCTACGATAGTATGGGCTTGGGGTGGGGAAATACGCTTCTTGGCTTGATCGTGCTTTTTCTTGCGCCATTTCCATGGTTATTTTATCAATATGGCGGGAGAATCCGACAGAGTCCTAAGTTCAGGACTGACTTTTAA
- a CDS encoding related to salicylate 1-monooxygenase — MSAQKESSKLEVAIAGGGIAGLITAIALLKHPNVNVQVYERAPEFKEIGASIALGPNGLRTLDRLGVENALAEGFAQRQKSGHHMIYRHWKTGEVIDYDVHSTVKSKRHATARFHRAHLHQALLENLPEGIVHLGKTTVDVKADPDEGATLYFEDGTTATADIVIGADGLRSKVRKTFVPEHELHWTGWVAFRAVFDAERLKDLEYPKDAAHWAGHETTFFHSHLGKGLFTIVGGYHADPQDPKSPGKDAKWDEDGSVEEFKRLYQHWNPTIRAFIDATPYVKLFPNYAGAALDTWFFSNRVALVGDAAHTHGGSFAAGGSLAIDDAYALYRSLDHVWPPSSAQSGKPTKAQLAQVFELYEATRKPHLDKLLGIVHKNISGQRSNIERATTETDDQLRQRVKGRMDPSWISEHDVVAAFERAVERIEGRETTVEEPRARL, encoded by the exons ATGTCAGCTCAAAAAGAGTCATCTAAGCTCGAGGTAGCGATCGCTGGCGGTGGCATCGCAGGCCTCATCACAGCAATCGCACTTCTCAAACACCCAAACGTCAACGTCCAAGTCTACGAGCGAGCGCCAGAGTTTAAGGAAATCGGCGCGAGTATAGCTCTGGGTCCCAATGGCCTCAGAACTCTTGATCGGCTTGGTGTCGAGAATGCCCTGGCTGAAGGCTTCGCTCAACGTCAAAAGTCTGGCCATCATATGATATACCGGCACTGGAAGACTGGAGAGGTCATCGATTACGATGTTCACAGCACAGTAAAGAGCAAGAGACATGCGACTGCGCGGTTCCATCGcgctcatcttcatcagGCGCTGTTAGAGAACTTACCGGAAGGTATTGTTCATTTGGGGAAGACTACTGTTGATGTGAAGGCGGATCCTGATGAGGGAGCGACGCTTTACTTTGAGGATGGTACGACGGCGACAGCTGATATTGTCATTGGGGCTGATGGTTTACGATCC AAAGTCCGCAAGACGTTCGTACCGGAACATGAACTGCATTGGACAGGTTGGGTCGCTTTCCGCGCTGTCTTTGATGCCGAAAGATTGAAGGACCTTGAGTATCCTAAGGACGCAGCCCATTGG GCTGGCCACGAGACAACATTCTTCCATTCGCACCTAG GCAAAGGTCTGTTTACCATAGTCGGCGGATATCACGCAGATCCTCAAGACCCCAAATCACCGGGTAAAGACGCAAAgtgggatgaagatggcagtGTTGAGGAATTTAAGAGATTATACCAA CATTGGAACCCAACAATCCGGGCATTCATAGACGCAACCCCCTACGTCAAACTCTTCCCCAACTACGCCGGCGCAGCTCTCGATACGTGGTTCTTCTCCAACCGTGTAGCTCTCGTCGGTGATGCAGCTCACACCCACGGCGGATCCTTTGCAGCAGGGGGCTCACTCGCCATTGACGATGCATATGCCTTGTACCGCTCGCTCGATCATGTTTGGCCTCCTTCGTCAGCACAAAGTGGAAAGCCGACCAAGGCTCAGCTTGCACAAGTGTTTGAGCTATACGAAGCCACTCGCAAACCGCATCTGGATAAGCTCTTGGGTATCGTCCATAAGAACATTTCAGGGCAGAGGTCGAATATCGAGAGAGCGACTACGGAGACGGACGATCAGTTAAGGCAGAGGGTGAAGGGAAGGATGGACCCCTCGTGGATTAGTGAGCATGATGTTGTTGCGGCATTTGAACGGGCTGTTGAGAGGATAGAAGGCCGGGAGACGACGGTGGAGGAACCTCGCGCAAGGTTGTGA
- a CDS encoding related to pentalenene synthase, protein MIATINGDTKINGKGHPTEVRIPDMFGSIMSATPMVNPHHFKVKAAADAFIADYLKMDKHEATKNRKADFCFCASAMAPHADAEALRTMVDWLNWIFYFDDDFDEGQLDRDPVAAEKEIRHTLAVLEEGAEIPDRELHPLRYLFRTIWDRVKERAYPDVQTQFKITHKRYLDGLLHQVEATRDGNGQPRTEEDYIRMRRRTVGGYPCISLIAYAHNVDLSQEAFEHPSVQECIAVGCDLAWIHNDIVSYKKDVKSGIEHNFITVLKKNGFTTQQAMDRAGELQDECYRRWYLALASMPIWGESIDREVLRYIEACHSFPLGDLLWSFQTGRYLGATEGYKLHETRVLDLSDLEPIAV, encoded by the exons atgATTGCGACTATAAACGGAGACACAAAGATCAATGGAAAGGGCCATCCGACCGAAGTCCGCATTCCGGACATGTTTGGTTCCATAATGTCTGCGACGCCTATGGTGAACCCTCACCacttcaaggtcaaggccgcAGCCGACGCCTTCATAGCTGA TTATCTCAAGATGGACAAGCACGAAGCGACTAAGAACAGAAAGGCCGACTTCTGTTTCTGCGCCTCTGCCATGGCTCCtcatgcagatgcagaggCACTAAGGACCATGGTTGACTGGCTGAATTGG ATCTTTTACTTTGACGACGACTTTGACGAGGGTCAACTTGACCGAGACCCAGTAGCCGCAGAGAAAGAGATTAGACATACACTAGCTGTACTCGAAGAAGGTGCTGAGATTCCAGACAGAGAGCTGCATCCCTTGCGATATTTGTTTCGTACCATCTGGGACCGAGTTAAAGAG AGGGCTTATCCTGATGTCCAGACTCAATTCAAGATCACGCACAAGCGATACTTGGACGGCCTGCTGCATCAGGTCGAAGCGACACGCGATGGAAACGGTCAACCTCGGACCGAGGAGGACTACATCAGAATGCGGAGGAGGACTGTTGGTGGGTATCCATGCATCAGTCTCATCGC CTATGCCCACAATGTAGACTTGTCGCAGGAGGCATTTGAACACCCTTCTGTTCAAGAATGCATAGCTGTAGGCTGTGACCTCGCTTGGAT CCACAACGACATCGTCTCGTACAAGAAAGATGTCAAGTCAGGTATTGAGCACAACTTTATCACAGTCTTGAAAAAGAATGGCTTTACCACTCAACAAGCCATGGATAGAGCAGGGGAACTCCAAGACGAGTGTTATCGCAGATGGTACCTTGCGCTGGCGAGCATGCCTATCTGGGGCGAATCTATCGATCGTGAAGTGTTGAGATATATCGAGGCATGCCATAGCTTTCCTCTTGGTGACTTGCTCTGGAGCTTCCAGACAGGGCGATACTTGGGGGCCACGGAGGGATATAAGCTGCACGAGACGAGGGTGTTGGACCTGTCAGATTTGGAACCTATTGCTGTGTGA